The proteins below come from a single Corynebacterium glyciniphilum AJ 3170 genomic window:
- a CDS encoding DUF3159 domain-containing protein, which translates to MTDEAPRSSESEAAAAPTVLEQLGGLSGLVASVLPVLVLVPVNSRWGLGLALTAAVAVSVLVFLWRLARKETLMPAVSGLMGVGLCALIAWLLGDAKGYFAYGIWYSLVAGIVFVVSIVVKWPLVAVIWHGINGSGHRWRSNRTAVRAYSLATFAWAVVFFGRFVVQQWLYVQDDAVGALGVARIIMGLPLTAVVVLVTVWAVRKANASERAA; encoded by the coding sequence GTGACCGACGAGGCCCCACGCTCCTCAGAGTCCGAAGCGGCCGCCGCGCCGACGGTCCTGGAGCAGCTCGGAGGGCTGTCTGGGCTTGTCGCCTCCGTCCTCCCCGTACTGGTCCTGGTGCCGGTGAACTCACGCTGGGGTCTGGGCCTGGCTCTGACCGCCGCTGTCGCCGTGTCGGTGCTGGTGTTCCTCTGGCGTCTGGCCCGTAAAGAGACGCTGATGCCGGCAGTATCGGGGCTGATGGGGGTGGGGCTGTGCGCTCTGATCGCCTGGTTGTTGGGCGACGCGAAGGGGTACTTCGCGTACGGCATCTGGTACTCACTGGTGGCCGGTATCGTCTTCGTGGTGTCCATCGTGGTCAAATGGCCTCTCGTGGCCGTGATCTGGCACGGTATCAACGGCTCCGGCCACCGTTGGCGGAGTAACCGGACTGCAGTGCGGGCCTACAGTCTGGCGACGTTCGCGTGGGCCGTCGTCTTCTTCGGGCGTTTCGTCGTCCAGCAGTGGCTCTACGTCCAGGATGATGCTGTCGGCGCCCTCGGTGTCGCACGGATCATCATGGGTCTGCCGTTGACCGCCGTTGTGGTTCTGGTGACGGTATGGGCGGTCCGGAAGGCCAATGCTTCTGAGCGTGCGGCATGA
- the dxs gene encoding 1-deoxy-D-xylulose-5-phosphate synthase yields the protein MSILEKVSSPADLRTLTPGQLETLAGEIREFLIEKVSATGGHLGPNLGVVELTIALHRVFDSPVDPIIFDTGHQSYVHKILTGRRNLFDTLRQRDGLSGYPDRAESPHDWTESSHASASLSYADGLAKAFELTGQTERRVAAVIGDGALTGGMAWEALNNIAEGKDRPLTVIVNDNGRSYSPTIGGLAHSLAGMRMQPAYDKVMEQGKNSLGRLGAVGEHAFKLLHSFKEGVKHAVIPQELFSNLGLKYVGPVDGHDVRAVEAALSYARDYGGPIIVHIVTKKGNGYAPAENDEADQMHSTGVIDPLTGRAVQVSARGWTDVFADELIEIGRRRDDVVAITAAMAGPTGLSHFAEVFPERTFDVGIAEQHAVTSAAGLALGGLHPVVAVYSTFLNRAFDQLLMDVALLHMPVTFVLDRAGITGSDGASHNGMWDLSITGIVPGIRVAAPRDGTRLVEALNRSVSVSDGPSVVRFSKGAVPPDVPAVDSCADYDVLIAAEEGHLGAVDSLKVLVVNYGPLTAQSAAAAEALAVEGHVVTVIDPVWVTPVSPDVVELARNTDLVITVEDNGVHGGAGQMLARAASEASVSTPVRYLGVDQRFLAHGSRGEVLAEVGLDNDSVVEQVCGWATDEVRRRAEASDVS from the coding sequence ATGTCGATTCTTGAAAAGGTATCGTCACCGGCGGACCTCCGGACGCTGACTCCAGGACAGCTGGAGACCCTCGCTGGCGAGATCCGGGAGTTTCTCATCGAGAAGGTCTCCGCCACGGGCGGGCACCTGGGACCGAACCTCGGGGTCGTGGAACTGACGATCGCACTGCACCGGGTATTCGACTCACCGGTGGATCCGATCATCTTCGACACCGGCCACCAGTCCTACGTCCACAAGATTCTCACCGGCCGCAGGAACCTCTTCGACACCCTCCGTCAGCGTGACGGGCTGTCGGGATACCCCGACCGTGCGGAGAGCCCCCATGACTGGACCGAGTCCTCCCACGCCTCTGCCTCCCTCTCCTACGCCGATGGCCTCGCCAAGGCGTTTGAGTTGACCGGCCAGACCGAACGGCGCGTCGCTGCAGTCATCGGTGACGGTGCCCTCACCGGGGGAATGGCCTGGGAGGCACTGAACAATATTGCCGAGGGCAAGGACCGTCCCTTGACGGTGATCGTCAACGACAACGGCAGGTCCTATTCCCCGACGATCGGCGGGCTGGCACACAGCCTCGCCGGCATGCGGATGCAGCCGGCCTATGACAAGGTCATGGAGCAGGGGAAGAATTCCCTCGGCCGACTCGGCGCTGTCGGTGAACATGCGTTCAAACTGCTCCACAGCTTCAAGGAAGGCGTCAAGCATGCCGTTATCCCGCAGGAGCTGTTCAGCAACCTGGGCTTGAAGTACGTCGGTCCTGTGGACGGACATGATGTGCGTGCCGTGGAAGCGGCGCTGTCCTACGCCCGCGACTACGGCGGTCCGATCATCGTCCACATCGTCACCAAGAAGGGCAACGGTTACGCCCCGGCTGAGAACGACGAAGCTGACCAGATGCATTCCACCGGAGTCATCGACCCGCTTACGGGCAGGGCTGTCCAGGTCAGTGCGCGTGGCTGGACCGACGTCTTCGCCGACGAACTCATCGAGATCGGACGTCGCCGGGACGACGTCGTCGCGATTACCGCAGCGATGGCCGGTCCGACCGGTCTCTCGCATTTTGCTGAGGTGTTCCCGGAACGGACCTTTGATGTCGGGATCGCCGAGCAGCACGCGGTGACGTCGGCAGCCGGGCTTGCCCTCGGCGGTCTTCACCCTGTCGTCGCGGTGTACTCGACGTTCCTCAACCGGGCATTCGACCAGTTGCTCATGGATGTGGCGTTGCTGCACATGCCGGTGACGTTTGTTCTTGACCGTGCCGGTATCACCGGCTCCGACGGCGCCAGCCACAACGGCATGTGGGACCTGTCGATCACAGGTATCGTCCCGGGCATCCGGGTAGCGGCCCCGCGGGACGGCACACGCCTGGTCGAAGCGCTCAACCGTTCCGTCTCCGTTTCAGACGGCCCCTCCGTGGTCCGGTTCTCAAAGGGGGCGGTCCCTCCCGATGTGCCGGCCGTGGATTCCTGCGCGGACTACGACGTCCTCATCGCAGCGGAGGAGGGTCACCTCGGCGCCGTCGACTCCCTGAAGGTGCTGGTGGTCAATTACGGTCCGTTGACGGCACAGTCTGCTGCGGCCGCAGAGGCACTTGCCGTCGAGGGGCACGTGGTGACCGTGATCGACCCGGTCTGGGTGACACCGGTGTCACCGGATGTCGTTGAACTCGCCAGGAACACCGACCTGGTGATCACGGTGGAGGATAACGGGGTCCACGGTGGCGCCGGGCAGATGCTCGCACGCGCGGCGTCCGAAGCCTCGGTGTCGACGCCGGTCCGCTACCTTGGCGTTGACCAGCGATTTCTCGCACACGGTTCGAGGGGAGAGGTGCTCGCCGAGGTGGGTCTTGACAACGATTCCGTGGTGGAGCAGGTCTGCGGGTGGGCTACGGACGAGGTCCGGCGCCGTGCAGAGGCCTCTGACGTCAGCTGA
- a CDS encoding inositol monophosphatase family protein: MSELIRLDQDTTATDPQGPQKELSGRSPDDLRNIAATVASEAADHVRGERAFAVGSSGRLDVEDTKSSDVDPVTAIDRSSENLIRIRLHELTDRGAGPDPILGEEDGGALADSGVTWVVDPVDGTVNLVYGIPASAVSIAACVDGVPVAGAVADIFHGTVYSACAGGDVVTRVDGDERVIEGTVQTSLQQLSMALVGTGFSYVSSRRRAQADLLVDLLPEIRDIRRMGSAALDLCAVATGRLDAYYEHGLGPWDYAAGTLIAARSGAVVFMPSLVSGQDEGVGILAAAPGITDELAEKVLAVTLPLSKGHP, from the coding sequence ATGAGTGAGCTGATTCGCCTTGACCAGGACACAACCGCCACCGACCCTCAGGGGCCGCAGAAGGAGCTCTCGGGCCGTTCGCCGGACGATCTCCGGAACATCGCCGCCACGGTTGCCTCTGAGGCTGCCGACCATGTGCGGGGCGAACGGGCGTTCGCGGTCGGCTCCTCCGGACGCCTCGATGTGGAGGACACGAAGTCTTCCGACGTTGACCCGGTCACTGCGATCGACCGGTCGAGTGAGAATCTGATCCGGATACGTCTCCATGAGCTCACAGACCGCGGGGCAGGTCCAGATCCTATTCTGGGTGAAGAAGACGGAGGGGCGCTGGCAGACAGTGGAGTGACCTGGGTGGTCGACCCCGTGGACGGCACGGTCAATCTGGTGTACGGAATTCCCGCCAGCGCCGTAAGTATCGCGGCCTGTGTGGACGGCGTTCCGGTCGCTGGCGCGGTAGCCGACATCTTCCACGGCACCGTTTACTCGGCATGCGCGGGTGGAGATGTGGTGACAAGGGTGGACGGCGACGAGCGCGTGATCGAGGGGACCGTGCAGACATCATTGCAGCAGCTTTCCATGGCCCTGGTGGGTACAGGATTCTCCTATGTGTCCTCCCGTCGACGTGCGCAGGCGGACCTCCTCGTGGATCTGCTCCCGGAGATCCGTGACATACGACGGATGGGCTCCGCCGCGCTTGACCTGTGTGCCGTGGCTACAGGACGTCTCGACGCCTACTACGAGCACGGGCTGGGCCCGTGGGACTATGCTGCGGGCACCCTCATCGCAGCACGTTCGGGTGCGGTGGTGTTCATGCCCTCGCTGGTTTCCGGTCAGGACGAAGGTGTGGGCATCCTCGCAGCTGCTCCAGGCATCACTGATGAGCTCGCAGAGAAGGTGCTTGCCGTCACTCTTCCCTTATCCAAGGGGCACCCGTGA
- a CDS encoding DUF4193 domain-containing protein — translation MATDYDSPRTRPEDEIETDSLEGLKAAEKAEPAVDDTDDGDIVEPIDVPMADLSGEELSGSVIPRQTDEFTCSVCFLVQHRSRIAEDDGKGNLVCIDCE, via the coding sequence ATGGCGACTGACTACGATTCCCCCCGTACCCGCCCCGAAGACGAGATCGAGACCGACTCCCTCGAGGGCCTGAAGGCCGCCGAGAAGGCCGAGCCCGCTGTTGACGACACCGACGACGGCGACATCGTTGAACCCATTGACGTCCCAATGGCGGACCTGTCCGGCGAGGAACTCAGCGGTTCGGTGATCCCCCGTCAGACCGACGAGTTCACCTGTTCCGTCTGCTTCCTGGTCCAGCACCGCAGCAGGATTGCGGAAGATGACGGCAAGGGAAATCTGGTCTGCATCGACTGCGAGTGA
- the dut gene encoding dUTP diphosphatase codes for MTDSLDTPLRIARLDPDLPLPSRAHPSDAGLDLHSAEDVTLAPGERALVGTGIAVGLPVGTVGLVHPRSGLAWKKGISIVNAPGTVDADYRGEVKVCLINLDPAVPATISRGDRIAQFLVQEVSLCAVEEVPDIAGLGDTVRGAGGYGSTGD; via the coding sequence ATGACCGACAGCCTCGACACACCGTTGCGTATCGCGCGACTCGACCCTGACCTGCCCTTGCCGTCGCGGGCACACCCAAGTGACGCCGGCCTTGACCTGCACAGTGCGGAGGACGTGACGTTGGCTCCCGGTGAGCGGGCACTGGTGGGGACAGGAATAGCCGTCGGGCTTCCAGTCGGAACCGTCGGGCTGGTTCACCCTCGGAGCGGCCTGGCCTGGAAGAAGGGAATCTCCATTGTGAACGCCCCGGGCACGGTGGACGCGGACTACCGTGGCGAAGTGAAGGTCTGTCTGATCAACCTCGACCCTGCTGTCCCGGCAACGATCAGTCGCGGCGACCGCATCGCCCAGTTCCTGGTTCAGGAGGTCTCGCTCTGCGCCGTGGAGGAAGTGCCTGACATTGCTGGGCTCGGAGACACGGTGCGCGGTGCGGGTGGTTACGGGTCGACGGGCGACTGA
- a CDS encoding class I SAM-dependent RNA methyltransferase — MTGPVTTVDILGPAHGGTGVARVDGQVVFVRGALPGEKGVPIHVDDGKAGKRFLTATVTDAQAIGDASPHRVPAVCPAAAAGAGCCDLDFVDQDGSLAIKRQVVIEQFQRIGGIDLSALPDGTVPETVSPDPFTGYRTRVRLGVDSVGRAGLRQRSSAGVIPLDSTSVQCAQWAPALAEGLPTELTAYSLTPGAEVCVALGDDGARSIVEVPPMPRPHRRGQRRRAQNRPRSTVRRRVLSGTGDVVRSVGGRSWRVPAEAFWQAHHAVAGMYSEWATAHTPVGSELGWDLYGGAGVFAAALGDAVPDIAVDCVDIASPATAAGRDTLVDRDVRFVTGDVAGCIDTLRGAAPGATPPSVVVLDPPRTGAGRKVIEAVAGRDPSAVLHVGCDPATAARDAALLAEHGYRPDAVTVVDAFGLTHHVEVLVRYVR, encoded by the coding sequence ATGACGGGCCCGGTCACGACCGTTGACATCCTCGGTCCTGCTCACGGGGGAACCGGCGTGGCACGCGTGGACGGACAGGTGGTTTTTGTTCGTGGTGCCCTGCCCGGTGAGAAAGGGGTACCGATTCACGTCGACGACGGAAAGGCAGGCAAGCGTTTTCTCACTGCCACCGTGACGGATGCCCAGGCCATCGGAGACGCTTCTCCTCATCGAGTACCGGCCGTATGCCCGGCAGCCGCGGCGGGAGCGGGATGCTGTGACCTGGACTTCGTGGACCAGGACGGTTCGCTGGCCATCAAACGCCAGGTCGTCATCGAGCAGTTCCAGCGCATCGGCGGCATCGACCTGAGTGCGCTGCCGGACGGCACGGTCCCGGAGACCGTGTCACCGGACCCGTTCACCGGTTACCGCACCCGGGTACGTCTCGGAGTGGACTCGGTAGGACGTGCCGGTCTCCGCCAAAGAAGCAGCGCCGGGGTGATCCCCCTCGACAGCACGTCGGTGCAGTGTGCCCAGTGGGCTCCGGCACTGGCCGAAGGGCTGCCCACCGAACTCACTGCATACAGTCTCACGCCCGGGGCGGAGGTATGCGTGGCCTTAGGAGACGATGGTGCCCGCAGCATCGTCGAGGTTCCACCGATGCCCCGCCCACACCGCCGCGGACAACGGCGCCGAGCCCAGAATCGTCCTCGCAGTACGGTGCGGCGCCGTGTGCTCAGTGGGACCGGGGACGTGGTGCGTTCCGTCGGAGGACGCTCTTGGCGCGTTCCGGCCGAAGCGTTCTGGCAGGCCCATCACGCCGTCGCCGGGATGTATTCGGAATGGGCGACCGCGCACACCCCGGTGGGCAGTGAACTGGGCTGGGACCTCTACGGCGGGGCCGGCGTTTTCGCTGCCGCACTCGGCGATGCGGTGCCGGATATCGCCGTCGACTGCGTGGATATCGCCTCGCCTGCCACCGCGGCAGGTCGTGACACCTTGGTGGACCGCGACGTCCGGTTCGTCACAGGGGATGTCGCCGGATGCATCGACACCCTGCGTGGGGCGGCTCCCGGTGCCACGCCTCCGTCAGTGGTTGTTCTGGACCCGCCACGCACCGGTGCCGGCCGGAAAGTCATCGAGGCCGTTGCCGGGCGTGACCCCTCCGCCGTTCTCCATGTCGGCTGCGATCCGGCGACGGCGGCCCGTGATGCCGCGCTTCTCGCCGAACATGGTTATCGTCCAGATGCCGTCACCGTCGTCGATGCTTTCGGACTGACCCATCACGTCGAGGTGCTCGTACGTTATGTTCGTTAG
- the ppgK gene encoding polyphosphate--glucose phosphotransferase — protein MTESPTQESANIGYGVDIGGSGIKGALVNLDTGEFIGDRIRVDTPRPATPGAVADTVAALLNDAEWTGPVGLTVPAVVRNQVAVTAANIDPAWIGTDCQELFGERLAVDGRRRTISVLNDADAAGMAEAAYGDASTDQGTVLFLTFGTGIGSALLYNGSLFPNTELGHLNFPAMDAEKWASSAVRDREDLSYKEWARRVDRVLHEYVRILNPARIIVGGGISKKHHKWLPELTVDAEVVPAALLNRAGIVGAAVAVRDKMRP, from the coding sequence ATGACTGAATCACCCACGCAGGAGTCAGCGAACATCGGATACGGGGTTGACATCGGGGGCAGCGGGATCAAGGGGGCTCTCGTCAACCTCGACACCGGGGAATTCATCGGTGACCGGATTCGAGTAGACACTCCCCGACCCGCCACTCCTGGTGCTGTCGCCGACACCGTCGCTGCGCTGTTGAACGACGCAGAGTGGACAGGCCCTGTCGGTCTCACCGTGCCGGCTGTGGTCCGTAATCAGGTCGCGGTCACAGCTGCGAATATCGACCCCGCGTGGATCGGCACCGACTGCCAGGAACTTTTCGGCGAGCGCCTGGCTGTCGACGGACGCCGTCGCACCATCAGCGTGCTCAACGACGCCGACGCAGCCGGGATGGCCGAAGCCGCCTACGGTGACGCATCCACGGATCAGGGCACGGTGCTCTTCCTGACGTTCGGCACAGGGATCGGTTCCGCCCTGCTTTACAACGGTTCACTGTTCCCGAACACCGAACTCGGGCATCTGAACTTTCCTGCCATGGACGCCGAGAAATGGGCGTCATCCGCAGTACGGGACCGGGAGGACCTCAGCTACAAGGAATGGGCACGGCGGGTGGACCGGGTTCTCCACGAATACGTTCGCATCCTCAATCCTGCCAGAATCATCGTCGGCGGCGGCATTTCGAAAAAGCACCATAAATGGCTCCCTGAGCTCACCGTGGACGCTGAAGTGGTGCCGGCGGCACTTCTCAACCGTGCCGGTATCGTGGGGGCCGCGGTGGCTGTCCGCGACAAGATGCGGCCCTGA
- a CDS encoding DUF3000 domain-containing protein, giving the protein MLTPVSVDSETTGNPGQAATADATEAVPGPFREAVTSMHAAPVRSGITVTDIRPPRKLAPYSHAIGLEVERLPGRTDAVGTAGRDGGEAAVPTDSDGDAFGRLILLHDPRGSEGPGMMKLVAYIQADLDSAVAEDPLLPEVAWDWLTEGLDGNSFSDLGGTVTATASSRFGDIGGPANAFQIEMRASWSAAGTDLSGHVTAFSKVLANVAGLPPEGVTSISGR; this is encoded by the coding sequence ATGTTGACCCCTGTGAGCGTTGATTCAGAGACGACAGGTAACCCGGGTCAGGCCGCGACGGCCGATGCCACGGAGGCTGTCCCCGGCCCGTTCCGGGAGGCGGTCACCTCCATGCATGCTGCGCCGGTCCGCAGTGGCATCACTGTGACCGACATCCGTCCCCCGCGGAAACTCGCACCCTACAGCCATGCGATCGGCCTCGAAGTCGAGCGATTACCGGGAAGGACCGACGCCGTCGGGACGGCCGGGCGCGACGGTGGGGAAGCCGCCGTGCCCACAGATTCCGACGGTGACGCGTTCGGCAGACTCATCCTGCTCCACGACCCCAGAGGGTCAGAGGGACCCGGGATGATGAAGCTCGTGGCCTACATCCAGGCCGACCTCGATTCAGCGGTCGCCGAGGACCCGCTTCTTCCCGAGGTCGCCTGGGACTGGCTGACCGAAGGGTTGGACGGTAATTCCTTCAGCGACCTCGGAGGCACCGTCACCGCCACCGCTTCCAGCCGTTTCGGGGACATCGGCGGCCCCGCCAATGCATTCCAGATCGAGATGCGTGCATCATGGAGCGCCGCCGGTACCGATCTCTCCGGGCACGTCACCGCGTTCTCCAAGGTCCTCGCCAACGTCGCCGGTCTTCCTCCCGAAGGGGTGACCTCAATCAGTGGTCGGTAA
- a CDS encoding ribonuclease D, whose product MAEHLSSPRDGVPALSDTPESVQTVSESLSRGRGPVAVDTERASGFRFDDRAFLVQLRRDGAGTHLVDPAAVPQAGEILAPVMDTTPWILHAAHSDLPALTSLGWRTPELHDTQIAGRLLGYGQIGLAGMLEEFLGVTVAKDKGREDWSARPIPDAMLSYAALDVELLIELRDVTLSRLRDLGRGDWYRQECDHVSRGWSFPVPEPDWRKLRGIGHVRDARGLEIVRRLIDARTSVARDRDVPPEHVLRGSSILDLAQQPGRADRQLSREVSGASRLARTSRGSGFARELTAVLSSALRQAISADPASLPDRPTSSGGRPDHRTWERDHPLAYRLSTDFRDALSVVSDCTGIRTEDLLTVRALRSVAWDVSCLLVPAGATGPSLSGNAPNDPVSELENMLGQALEDQQCRRWQVDLLIDAFAPVVADQVN is encoded by the coding sequence GTGGCTGAACACCTCTCCTCCCCCCGCGATGGCGTCCCCGCCCTGTCCGACACGCCGGAGTCGGTACAGACCGTCTCCGAGTCCCTCTCCCGCGGGCGCGGTCCCGTCGCCGTGGATACGGAACGTGCGTCCGGTTTCCGGTTCGACGACCGGGCATTCCTCGTGCAGTTGCGACGGGACGGCGCCGGCACACATCTGGTAGACCCCGCCGCGGTGCCGCAGGCCGGCGAGATTCTCGCCCCGGTCATGGACACAACGCCGTGGATCCTGCACGCCGCCCACAGCGACCTCCCGGCACTGACCTCGCTCGGGTGGCGCACACCGGAGCTCCACGACACCCAGATCGCCGGGCGGTTGCTCGGCTACGGCCAGATCGGGCTGGCCGGCATGCTCGAGGAATTTCTCGGGGTGACAGTAGCCAAGGACAAGGGACGTGAAGACTGGTCGGCCCGTCCGATCCCTGACGCCATGCTGTCCTACGCCGCCCTTGATGTGGAGCTGCTCATCGAGTTGCGCGACGTCACGTTGTCCCGACTCCGCGACCTCGGCCGAGGAGACTGGTACCGGCAGGAATGCGACCACGTCAGCAGGGGGTGGTCTTTCCCCGTCCCGGAACCCGACTGGCGCAAGCTCCGGGGCATCGGCCACGTCCGGGACGCCCGCGGACTCGAGATCGTCCGCCGTCTGATCGACGCCCGGACCTCAGTCGCCCGGGACAGGGACGTGCCGCCGGAACACGTGCTGCGCGGCTCGTCGATTCTGGACCTCGCTCAACAGCCGGGGCGTGCTGACCGCCAGCTGAGCCGCGAGGTGTCCGGCGCGTCCCGTCTCGCGCGGACCTCACGGGGGTCAGGATTCGCCCGCGAGCTGACAGCGGTCCTGTCTTCTGCATTACGGCAGGCGATTTCTGCGGACCCGGCAAGCCTTCCTGACCGGCCTACGTCGTCGGGAGGACGACCCGACCACCGCACATGGGAACGCGACCACCCACTGGCCTACCGTCTGTCGACTGATTTCCGCGATGCACTCTCGGTGGTATCCGACTGTACCGGGATCAGGACCGAAGACCTTCTCACCGTCCGTGCCCTCCGGTCGGTGGCCTGGGACGTCTCCTGTCTCCTCGTCCCGGCCGGTGCGACAGGCCCGTCACTCTCCGGGAATGCGCCGAACGATCCGGTGAGTGAGTTGGAGAACATGCTGGGGCAGGCGCTCGAGGACCAGCAGTGCCGACGATGGCAGGTAGATCTGCTCATCGACGCTTTTGCCCCCGTCGTCGCCGACCAGGTCAACTAG
- a CDS encoding DUF3093 domain-containing protein, producing the protein MSEPEVTGDDVPQDSGESRPGVTGPTVLYRERQRVPLSWWLIGLGVSTLIGFQGQMSREWYWGLALGLVVLAAVVWALLHLSSNELTVERDAEGETWLHAGEASLPTSVVSRSLPVPPSARSAAMGRQLDPAAFVYHRPWIPSMAMLVLEDPDDPTPYWLVSTSEPEQLLDALDTPQV; encoded by the coding sequence GTGAGCGAGCCCGAGGTGACAGGAGATGACGTGCCACAGGATTCCGGAGAGAGCCGGCCCGGCGTGACCGGTCCGACCGTTCTCTACCGCGAGCGTCAGCGCGTCCCGTTGTCCTGGTGGCTGATCGGTCTGGGCGTCAGCACGCTGATCGGTTTCCAGGGTCAGATGAGCCGTGAATGGTACTGGGGGCTCGCACTCGGGCTTGTCGTCCTCGCCGCGGTGGTCTGGGCGCTTCTCCACCTGTCGAGCAATGAGCTGACCGTCGAACGGGACGCCGAGGGGGAAACCTGGCTGCACGCCGGGGAAGCTTCTCTGCCGACCTCGGTGGTCAGTCGCAGCCTTCCGGTTCCCCCCTCCGCCCGGAGCGCGGCCATGGGCCGCCAATTGGATCCTGCTGCCTTCGTCTATCACCGTCCCTGGATCCCCTCCATGGCGATGCTGGTGCTGGAGGACCCCGACGACCCCACCCCCTACTGGCTGGTGTCCACCAGCGAACCCGAGCAGTTGCTGGATGCCCTGGACACCCCCCAGGTCTAG
- a CDS encoding DUF3710 domain-containing protein: MWPFSKKNDGADAGTGETGESVSSPSTTHAPDATPGNAEVSDRPQTGAQSEPLSVHETASAYDPVNGDFGPFDGDRVDYSTFDYSDFAKSGLDLGSLRVPVPHNGEVQVEMGPKGPQMIHILTPFGRLTPVALAAPRSGRQWEDSIPEITKGMSADGLEVQQGQSLWGTELVGTMKAGTMRVVGVDGPRWMLRMTLAGPADKADQLAELAYEVISRTFVYRGDDPLPAGQALPVTIPAAMAEELRKVVEQRQKDAATAKPEDGE; this comes from the coding sequence ATGTGGCCCTTCAGCAAGAAGAACGACGGCGCTGACGCCGGTACCGGTGAAACCGGCGAGTCGGTGTCATCCCCCTCGACCACCCATGCGCCCGATGCCACTCCGGGTAACGCTGAGGTATCCGACCGACCACAGACCGGGGCCCAGTCGGAGCCGCTGTCTGTTCACGAAACGGCCTCCGCTTATGATCCGGTCAATGGGGATTTCGGTCCTTTTGACGGCGACAGGGTGGACTATTCCACTTTCGACTACTCCGATTTCGCGAAAAGCGGTCTGGATCTCGGATCCCTCCGTGTGCCGGTGCCGCACAACGGCGAGGTCCAGGTGGAGATGGGCCCCAAGGGGCCGCAGATGATCCATATTCTCACCCCCTTCGGTCGGTTGACCCCGGTGGCGCTGGCAGCTCCCCGTTCCGGACGGCAGTGGGAGGACAGCATTCCCGAGATCACCAAGGGAATGAGCGCGGACGGTCTGGAGGTACAGCAGGGGCAGAGTCTCTGGGGAACCGAGCTCGTCGGAACCATGAAGGCCGGCACCATGCGCGTCGTAGGTGTTGACGGGCCACGGTGGATGCTGCGAATGACACTGGCAGGACCTGCGGACAAGGCGGACCAACTGGCAGAACTCGCCTACGAGGTCATCTCGCGCACCTTCGTCTACCGCGGCGATGATCCATTGCCCGCGGGCCAGGCGCTGCCGGTCACGATTCCGGCGGCGATGGCAGAGGAACTGCGTAAGGTCGTCGAGCAGCGGCAGAAGGACGCGGCCACGGCGAAGCCGGAGGACGGGGAGTGA